The proteins below are encoded in one region of Micromonospora sp. DSM 45708:
- a CDS encoding CBS domain-containing protein, whose protein sequence is MTTVGEFMTTRLVTMDGNDTLTAAAQEMRDSAIGDVVVTDGDNVVGIVTDRDITVRGVAEDRNPATTRLNEITSKDVVTVSQYDDAVAAADLMRTYAVRRLPVIEDGKLVGLVSMGDLAVEREPQSVLADISADDANN, encoded by the coding sequence ATGACAACGGTCGGAGAGTTCATGACGACCCGGTTGGTGACGATGGACGGCAACGACACGCTCACCGCCGCGGCGCAGGAGATGCGCGACAGCGCCATCGGCGACGTGGTGGTGACCGACGGCGACAACGTGGTCGGCATCGTCACGGACCGGGACATCACGGTCCGGGGCGTGGCCGAGGACCGGAACCCCGCCACCACCCGGCTCAACGAGATCACCAGCAAGGACGTGGTGACGGTGAGCCAGTACGACGACGCGGTGGCCGCCGCCGACCTGATGCGCACGTACGCCGTCCGCCGGCTCCCGGTCATCGAGGACGGGAAGCTGGTCGGCCTGGTGTCGATGGGTGACCTGGCGGTCGAGCGGGAACCCCAGTCGGTGCTCGCGGACATCAGCGCCGACGACGCCAACAACTGA
- a CDS encoding SCP2 sterol-binding domain-containing protein, with translation MVDTTTRFFEALDRRGFEPLLVKTSGTLRFDLHEGAQTTHWLLEIDRGDLRVRQEDGEADTVVGTEPRLFGALVDGEENAIAALLRGDMTVVGDLRLVLQVERVFPGPPDSRGPRHAFFRRAA, from the coding sequence ATGGTGGACACGACCACGAGATTCTTCGAGGCCCTGGACCGGCGGGGGTTCGAGCCCCTGCTGGTCAAGACGTCCGGCACGCTCCGGTTCGACCTGCACGAGGGCGCTCAGACCACGCACTGGCTGCTGGAGATCGACCGGGGCGACCTGCGGGTCCGGCAGGAGGACGGTGAGGCGGACACCGTGGTCGGCACCGAGCCCCGGCTCTTCGGGGCGCTCGTCGACGGCGAGGAGAACGCCATCGCGGCGCTGCTGCGCGGCGACATGACAGTCGTCGGCGACCTGCGGCTCGTGTTGCAGGTCGAGCGCGTCTTCCCCGGCCCGCCGGACTCCCGCGGGCCGCGCCACGCATTCTTCAGGAGGGCCGCCTGA
- a CDS encoding amylo-alpha-1,6-glucosidase — protein sequence MAGNSTVRILDGNTFVVSEDSGDIEATPTEPTGLFSLDTRYLSKWVLTVDGERLNALSYDDLQYYEARFFLVPGMATHYVDAKLSVIRERVVGGSFRETVSVLNHDENAVDLEIRMDAGADFADLFQVKDEILNKKGELYAEAESDRLRLGYRRGNFKRETVISANQPARYDNRGVSWSIHLEPNEQWDVLIDVQTFAIGPGGRDLRLGLRAHGNERLALQHDLEEWIDRAPKVNSEHDRVAATYRRSLVDLAALRFSPLSLGGQTLPAAGLPWFMTMFGRDSILTCLQVLPFAPGMSKTTLRILGALQGTRFDDFRDEDPGRILHEMRYGETAAFEEQPHSPYYGSVDATPLFVVLLDEYERWSGDVALVKELERECRAALKWIDDYADLAGNGYVWYERRNTDTGLENQCWKDSWDSISYADGTLPPFPRATCEVQGYAYDAKMRAARLAREFWGDPAYADQLEREAAELKARFNRDWWVADGGFYALALDPEGRQCDVLSSNIGHLLWSGIVDDDRASQIAEHLVGPRLWSGWGVRTLAEGEIRYNPIGYHNGTIWPFDNSFVAWGLRRYGFADEAATVANGILDAATYFDGRLPEAFGGYQRELTKFPVEYPTACSPQAWSTGAPLLLIRTMLGLEPHEGHLSVDPRLPVGMGRIEVLDIPGRWGRVDAFARGRLDLDKLAG from the coding sequence ATGGCCGGGAACAGCACCGTCCGGATCCTGGACGGCAACACGTTCGTGGTCTCCGAGGACAGCGGTGACATCGAGGCCACGCCGACGGAACCGACCGGCCTGTTCTCCCTCGACACGCGTTACCTGTCGAAATGGGTGCTCACGGTCGACGGCGAACGGCTCAACGCGCTCTCCTACGACGACCTCCAGTACTACGAGGCGCGTTTCTTCCTGGTGCCCGGGATGGCCACGCACTACGTCGACGCGAAGCTGTCGGTCATCCGGGAGCGGGTGGTCGGCGGCAGCTTCCGGGAGACGGTGAGCGTGCTCAACCACGACGAGAACGCGGTCGACCTGGAGATCCGGATGGACGCCGGCGCCGACTTCGCCGACCTCTTCCAGGTCAAGGACGAGATCCTCAACAAGAAGGGCGAACTGTACGCCGAGGCGGAGTCGGACCGGCTGCGGCTGGGCTACCGGCGGGGGAACTTCAAGCGGGAGACGGTCATCTCCGCGAACCAGCCGGCCCGCTACGACAACCGGGGCGTCTCCTGGAGCATCCACCTGGAGCCCAACGAGCAGTGGGACGTCCTCATCGACGTGCAGACGTTCGCCATCGGCCCGGGTGGTCGGGACCTGCGGCTCGGGCTGCGGGCGCACGGCAACGAGCGGCTCGCGCTCCAGCACGACCTGGAGGAGTGGATCGACCGGGCCCCCAAGGTCAACAGCGAGCACGACCGGGTCGCCGCGACCTACCGGCGGAGCCTGGTCGACCTCGCCGCGCTGCGCTTCTCCCCGCTGTCGCTCGGTGGGCAGACGCTGCCCGCCGCCGGCCTGCCCTGGTTCATGACCATGTTCGGCCGGGACAGCATCCTCACCTGCCTCCAGGTGCTGCCGTTCGCGCCCGGGATGTCCAAGACCACGCTGCGCATCCTCGGCGCGCTCCAGGGCACGCGGTTCGACGACTTCCGGGACGAGGACCCGGGCCGCATCCTGCACGAGATGCGGTACGGCGAGACCGCCGCGTTCGAGGAGCAGCCGCACTCGCCCTACTACGGCTCGGTGGACGCGACCCCGCTGTTCGTGGTGCTGCTCGACGAGTACGAGCGGTGGAGCGGGGACGTCGCGCTGGTCAAGGAGCTGGAACGGGAGTGCCGCGCCGCGCTGAAGTGGATCGACGACTACGCCGACCTGGCCGGCAACGGCTACGTCTGGTACGAGCGGCGCAACACCGACACCGGCCTGGAGAACCAGTGCTGGAAGGACTCCTGGGACTCCATCTCGTACGCCGACGGCACGTTGCCGCCGTTCCCGCGGGCGACCTGCGAGGTGCAGGGGTACGCGTACGACGCGAAGATGCGCGCCGCCCGCCTGGCCCGGGAGTTCTGGGGCGACCCCGCGTACGCCGATCAGTTGGAACGCGAGGCGGCGGAGTTGAAGGCGCGGTTCAACCGCGACTGGTGGGTCGCCGACGGCGGTTTCTACGCGCTTGCCCTGGACCCGGAGGGGCGGCAGTGCGACGTGCTCAGCTCCAACATCGGTCATCTGCTGTGGAGCGGCATCGTCGACGACGACCGGGCGTCGCAGATCGCCGAGCACCTGGTCGGGCCGCGGCTCTGGTCCGGTTGGGGGGTGCGGACGCTGGCCGAGGGCGAGATCCGCTACAACCCGATCGGCTACCACAACGGCACGATCTGGCCGTTCGACAACTCGTTCGTCGCCTGGGGTCTGCGCCGGTACGGCTTCGCCGACGAGGCGGCCACGGTGGCCAACGGCATCCTGGACGCGGCCACCTATTTCGACGGCCGGCTGCCGGAGGCGTTCGGCGGCTACCAGCGGGAGCTGACGAAGTTCCCGGTGGAGTACCCGACCGCGTGCAGCCCGCAGGCGTGGTCGACCGGCGCGCCGCTGCTGCTGATCCGGACCATGCTGGGGCTGGAGCCGCACGAGGGGCACCTGTCGGTGGACCCGCGGCTGCCGGTGGGCATGGGGCGGATCGAGGTGCTGGACATCCCGGGCCGCTGGGGGCGGGTGGACGCGTTCGCGCGCGGCCGGCTGGACCTGGACAAGCTGGCGGGTTGA
- a CDS encoding VOC family protein — MPDLAAIVIHCRDPYLLAPFWSAVSGLPVVEADRTKLADRTLGPAEAVLLRDPHGRRPDLWISPAGDLPTPGRIHLDLVGDAEERAAVLEAGATVVRELPRWTVLADPEGNEFCLLPPNEAHADAPPAGH, encoded by the coding sequence ATGCCCGATCTCGCCGCGATCGTCATCCACTGCCGCGATCCGTACCTGCTCGCCCCGTTCTGGAGCGCGGTCAGCGGGCTGCCCGTGGTGGAGGCGGACCGGACGAAGCTCGCCGACCGCACGCTCGGGCCGGCCGAGGCGGTGCTGCTGCGCGACCCGCACGGGCGGCGGCCGGACCTGTGGATCAGCCCCGCCGGCGACCTGCCCACGCCCGGCCGGATCCACCTCGACCTGGTCGGCGACGCCGAGGAACGCGCCGCCGTGCTGGAGGCCGGCGCGACGGTGGTCCGCGAGCTGCCCCGGTGGACGGTGCTGGCCGATCCGGAGGGCAACGAGTTCTGCCTGCTGCCGCCGAACGAGGCGCACGCCGACGCACCGCCGGCCGGCCACTGA
- a CDS encoding alpha/beta hydrolase, whose protein sequence is MTERGVLLWIHGGGWRARSSGDGVALAPLGLRVVAAGYRFSHEARWPAQLDDVRAAARAARATAGGLPLLVGGDSAGGMLALHLALRGVDQPGDVTAALAYWAPVDPLDDEQRRRRPPGDDPWADLLGHPPAAGDPATADATVASHLGAGVPVLLVQGRDDVPVPAAQAVELAGRLLAAGHPTHLWLTHGGHALDLARPDLRAVTAAFLDNVLPAARAD, encoded by the coding sequence ATGACCGAACGCGGCGTACTGCTCTGGATCCACGGCGGCGGCTGGCGGGCCCGTTCCTCGGGGGACGGCGTGGCGCTGGCACCGCTCGGCCTGCGGGTGGTCGCCGCCGGCTACCGGTTCTCCCACGAGGCCCGCTGGCCGGCCCAGCTCGACGACGTACGCGCCGCCGCGCGGGCCGCCCGGGCCACCGCGGGCGGCCTGCCGCTGCTGGTCGGCGGCGACTCGGCCGGCGGGATGCTCGCCCTGCACCTGGCCCTGCGCGGGGTGGACCAGCCCGGTGACGTGACGGCCGCGCTGGCGTACTGGGCGCCCGTCGATCCGCTCGACGACGAGCAGCGGCGCCGCCGGCCCCCGGGTGACGACCCGTGGGCCGACCTGCTCGGGCACCCGCCGGCCGCCGGCGATCCGGCCACCGCCGACGCCACCGTCGCCAGTCACCTCGGCGCCGGCGTGCCGGTACTGCTGGTGCAGGGCCGCGACGACGTGCCGGTGCCGGCCGCGCAGGCGGTCGAGCTGGCCGGTCGGCTGCTCGCCGCCGGCCACCCGACGCACCTCTGGCTCACCCACGGTGGTCACGCGCTCGACCTGGCCCGCCCCGACCTGCGCGCGGTCACCGCCGCGTTCCTGGACAACGTCCTGCCGGCGGCCCGCGCCGACTAG
- a CDS encoding lysophospholipid acyltransferase family protein codes for MPELVYPPVITAAKTMFRALDLRLDVTGSQHVPRTGGAVLASNHVSYLDFIFCGYGAHGSRRLVRFMAKESVFRHRVSGPLMRGMKHIPVNRAAGAGSYATAVGALRRGEVVGVFPEATISRSFTVKDLKNGAARMAQEAGVPLLPVALWGTQRLWTKGRPRTLTRRHTPITIMIGEPMDPSAYPDATALTADLRIRLSALVDRAQRDYPDQPAGPDDAWWQPAHLGGGAPTPEQAVELDRSDRRSRSTS; via the coding sequence ATGCCGGAACTCGTGTACCCGCCCGTGATCACCGCCGCCAAGACGATGTTCCGCGCTCTCGACCTGCGCCTGGACGTGACGGGCAGCCAGCACGTGCCGCGTACCGGCGGGGCGGTGCTCGCGTCCAACCACGTGAGCTACCTCGACTTCATCTTCTGCGGCTACGGCGCGCACGGGTCCCGCCGGCTGGTCCGGTTCATGGCCAAGGAGAGCGTCTTCCGGCACCGCGTCTCCGGCCCGCTCATGCGCGGCATGAAGCACATCCCGGTCAACCGCGCCGCCGGCGCCGGGTCGTACGCCACCGCGGTCGGCGCGCTGCGCCGGGGCGAGGTGGTCGGCGTCTTCCCGGAGGCGACGATCAGCCGGTCCTTCACCGTCAAGGACCTCAAGAACGGCGCGGCCCGGATGGCGCAGGAGGCCGGCGTGCCGCTGCTGCCGGTGGCGCTCTGGGGCACCCAGCGGCTCTGGACCAAGGGTCGCCCGCGCACCCTGACCCGCCGGCACACCCCGATCACCATCATGATCGGCGAGCCGATGGACCCGTCCGCCTACCCGGACGCCACCGCCCTCACCGCCGACCTGCGCATCCGGCTGTCGGCGCTTGTCGACCGGGCCCAGCGGGACTACCCGGACCAGCCGGCCGGCCCGGACGACGCCTGGTGGCAGCCGGCTCACCTGGGCGGCGGCGCGCCCACCCCGGAGCAGGCCGTCGAGCTGGACCGCTCGGACCGCCGCTCCCGCAGCACCTCCTGA
- a CDS encoding response regulator transcription factor — protein MDADPLAAGVNAGQPVGVAIVDDHPVVIDGVRAWLSTEPRLRVLATGDDPDTVLRAAPQAEVVLLDLRLHGRMVLDKLAELSAAGRRVVVYSEHTDPQTMLAALDAGAVAFLAKHEGREHCVATVLAAASDRPYVPPALAGAMVADARPDRPSLSDKEREALLLWFQSMSKASVARRMQISEHTVKQYVDRARIKYTRAGRPAATKAALLARAIEDGLVRPEEIGIYRSQASADRPTP, from the coding sequence ATGGACGCAGACCCGCTGGCGGCAGGCGTGAACGCCGGGCAGCCGGTCGGGGTGGCGATCGTCGACGACCATCCCGTGGTGATCGACGGCGTACGCGCCTGGCTGTCCACCGAGCCACGGCTGCGGGTGCTGGCGACCGGTGACGACCCCGACACGGTGCTACGGGCCGCGCCGCAGGCCGAGGTGGTGCTGCTCGACCTGCGGCTGCACGGGCGGATGGTGCTCGACAAGCTGGCCGAGCTGAGCGCCGCCGGGCGACGCGTGGTGGTCTACTCGGAGCACACCGACCCGCAGACCATGCTGGCCGCGCTGGACGCGGGCGCGGTCGCGTTCCTGGCCAAGCACGAGGGGCGGGAACACTGCGTGGCCACCGTGCTGGCGGCGGCGAGCGACCGCCCGTACGTGCCGCCGGCGCTGGCCGGCGCGATGGTCGCCGATGCCCGCCCGGACCGGCCGTCGCTCTCCGACAAGGAACGTGAGGCACTGCTGCTGTGGTTCCAGTCGATGTCGAAGGCGTCGGTGGCCCGCCGGATGCAGATCAGCGAGCACACCGTGAAGCAGTACGTGGACCGGGCCCGGATCAAGTACACCCGGGCCGGGCGTCCGGCGGCCACCAAGGCGGCCCTGCTCGCCCGCGCGATCGAGGACGGCCTCGTCCGACCGGAAGAGATCGGCATCTACCGGTCGCAGGCGTCGGCCGACCGGCCGACCCCCTAA
- a CDS encoding sensor histidine kinase, with translation MPVAAATTLPRSPLDCPAGGAFTLIFTTLPALLRLTCGLVGAAVALSVRTPPVRVALLVPAVVALTAWSGWYAVRAFRHGVGGALAAGDVALTTATALAVPWLVAPEVLPGEASWVAVLASTTVINAQATAPARWSVPAGLLVTAAYATGATLAGNPVEARAHTGTLLVQTGCAAVMTAVMRGWLGRADVAFAGYQRLSREAVVARAAREAERRHNRDLHDTVLGTLTMVGLGAVGGSSVALRERCAADLRTLSALAGARTATAAGEADLDERLRTVLAGLPELAVTATLPPCRVPAEVAAALADSAAAALANVARHAPGAATTLRLAHPGGAVVVEVVDDGPGFDPATVPAHRYGLRESIHGRMATVDGRAVVTTAPGAGTRVRLEWSDGD, from the coding sequence ATGCCGGTGGCTGCCGCCACGACCCTCCCACGGTCCCCATTGGACTGTCCGGCCGGCGGCGCGTTCACGCTCATCTTCACCACGCTGCCGGCGCTGCTCCGGCTCACCTGCGGCCTGGTCGGCGCGGCGGTCGCCCTGTCGGTGCGGACGCCACCGGTGCGGGTGGCACTGCTGGTCCCGGCCGTCGTCGCGCTCACCGCGTGGTCCGGCTGGTACGCGGTCCGCGCGTTCCGGCACGGCGTCGGTGGCGCGTTGGCCGCCGGCGACGTGGCGCTGACCACCGCCACCGCGCTGGCCGTGCCGTGGCTGGTCGCACCGGAGGTGCTGCCCGGCGAGGCGAGCTGGGTCGCGGTGCTGGCCAGCACCACCGTGATCAACGCGCAGGCCACCGCGCCGGCCCGCTGGTCGGTGCCGGCCGGCCTGCTGGTCACCGCCGCCTACGCGACCGGCGCCACGCTGGCCGGGAACCCGGTCGAGGCACGCGCGCACACCGGCACGCTGCTGGTGCAGACCGGCTGCGCGGCGGTGATGACGGCGGTGATGCGCGGCTGGCTCGGCCGGGCCGACGTCGCGTTCGCCGGCTACCAGCGGCTGTCCCGCGAGGCGGTGGTGGCGCGCGCCGCCCGCGAGGCGGAGCGGCGGCACAACCGGGACCTGCACGACACCGTCCTCGGCACGCTGACCATGGTCGGGTTGGGCGCGGTCGGAGGCAGTTCCGTGGCGCTGCGCGAGCGGTGCGCGGCGGACCTGCGTACCCTCAGCGCCCTGGCCGGGGCGCGGACCGCGACGGCGGCCGGCGAGGCGGACCTCGACGAGCGGCTGCGCACGGTGCTGGCCGGGCTGCCGGAGCTGGCGGTGACCGCGACGCTGCCGCCGTGCCGGGTGCCGGCGGAGGTCGCCGCGGCGCTCGCCGACAGCGCCGCCGCCGCGCTGGCCAACGTGGCCCGGCACGCGCCGGGCGCGGCCACCACGCTGCGCCTGGCCCACCCGGGCGGCGCCGTGGTGGTCGAGGTGGTCGACGACGGTCCCGGCTTCGACCCGGCCACGGTCCCCGCCCACCGGTACGGGCTGCGCGAGTCGATCCACGGGCGGATGGCCACCGTGGACGGCCGGGCGGTGGTGACTACCGCCCCTGGCGCCGGCACCCGGGTGCGGCTGGAGTGGTCCGATGGCGACTGA
- a CDS encoding alpha/beta fold hydrolase, with amino-acid sequence MVTETDLRLPDGRALHVYDTGGAGRLPVFWHHGTPNVGTPPAPLFAAADRLGLRWVSHDRPGYGGSTPLPDRDVASAAADVTVVADALGLDRFAVMGHSGGGPHALACAALLPERVVAVVVGAGLAPYGAAGLDWFAGMAPSGAASLRAAAAGRAAKEAHEAADESYDFGFTDTDLAALRAEWSWFDSVVGPAVASGPGGLIDDDLAYVRPWGFDPADVAPPVLLLHGDRDGIAPVAHAEWLAGRCPSAELRRFREDGHISVLRHAGSALEWLRRHD; translated from the coding sequence ATGGTGACCGAGACGGATCTCCGCCTGCCCGACGGCCGCGCCCTGCACGTCTACGACACCGGCGGGGCGGGCCGCCTGCCCGTGTTCTGGCACCACGGCACGCCGAACGTCGGCACCCCGCCGGCCCCGCTGTTCGCCGCCGCCGACCGCCTCGGTCTGCGTTGGGTGTCGCACGACCGTCCCGGTTACGGCGGCTCCACGCCGCTGCCGGATCGCGACGTCGCGTCGGCGGCGGCCGACGTGACCGTGGTGGCCGACGCGTTGGGCCTGGACCGGTTCGCGGTGATGGGTCACTCCGGTGGCGGCCCGCACGCCCTGGCCTGCGCCGCGCTGCTGCCGGAGCGGGTGGTCGCGGTGGTGGTCGGCGCCGGGCTGGCGCCGTACGGCGCGGCCGGGCTGGACTGGTTCGCCGGCATGGCGCCGTCCGGGGCGGCGTCGCTGCGTGCCGCCGCCGCGGGACGGGCCGCCAAGGAGGCGCACGAGGCCGCCGACGAGTCGTACGATTTCGGGTTCACCGACACCGACCTGGCCGCGCTGCGCGCCGAGTGGTCCTGGTTCGACAGCGTGGTCGGCCCGGCGGTCGCGTCCGGCCCGGGCGGGCTGATCGACGACGATCTGGCGTACGTGCGGCCGTGGGGCTTCGATCCGGCCGACGTCGCGCCGCCGGTGCTGCTGCTGCACGGCGACCGCGACGGCATCGCGCCGGTGGCGCACGCCGAGTGGCTGGCCGGCCGCTGCCCGTCGGCCGAGCTGCGCCGTTTCCGCGAGGACGGGCACATCTCCGTGCTCCGGCACGCCGGGTCGGCCCTGGAGTGGCTGCGCCGGCACGACTGA
- a CDS encoding pyridoxamine 5'-phosphate oxidase family protein, which produces MAPPPASLPSDVEARLARERNVWLCTLRPDGSPHVTPVWFVHADGVWWVGCEAGSVKARNVAADPRVSLALENGDAPVVAEGDARSHHGVFPPAVVRAFADKYAGWDIRKPVTPDGARVLLEIPVRRWLLAGTAR; this is translated from the coding sequence ATGGCCCCACCGCCGGCATCTCTTCCGTCCGACGTCGAGGCGCGACTCGCCCGCGAGCGGAACGTCTGGCTGTGCACGCTGCGTCCGGACGGCTCCCCGCACGTGACGCCGGTCTGGTTCGTCCACGCCGACGGCGTCTGGTGGGTCGGTTGCGAGGCCGGCAGCGTCAAGGCCCGCAACGTGGCGGCGGACCCACGCGTCTCCCTGGCCCTGGAGAACGGCGACGCCCCGGTCGTCGCGGAGGGCGACGCCCGGTCGCACCACGGCGTCTTCCCACCCGCCGTCGTCCGAGCGTTCGCCGACAAGTACGCGGGCTGGGACATCCGGAAACCGGTCACGCCGGACGGGGCACGGGTCCTGCTGGAGATCCCGGTCCGGCGGTGGCTGCTCGCCGGCACCGCACGCTAG